In Edaphobacter paludis, a single window of DNA contains:
- a CDS encoding arsenate reductase ArsC: MPHYNVLFLCTGNSARSIMAEAIMNRKGRGNFTAFSAGSHPAGTVRPEAIRQLEKAGLDATGARSKSWDEFSTPDSPHLSFVFTVCDNAANEVCPIWPGQPMTAHWGIPDPATVQGTSNEIDRAFSQAFQALDRRISLFLSLPLGTLDGFAIQKEIDKIGKQ; encoded by the coding sequence ATGCCGCATTACAACGTTCTCTTTCTCTGCACTGGCAATTCGGCTCGTTCGATCATGGCCGAGGCAATCATGAATCGCAAGGGGCGTGGTAACTTTACGGCATTCAGCGCAGGAAGCCATCCGGCCGGAACCGTTCGGCCGGAAGCTATTCGTCAACTGGAGAAGGCCGGACTCGACGCTACAGGTGCTCGTAGCAAGTCTTGGGATGAATTCTCCACCCCGGATTCCCCCCATCTGAGCTTTGTATTTACGGTGTGCGATAACGCAGCCAATGAGGTTTGCCCTATCTGGCCGGGTCAGCCGATGACTGCACACTGGGGTATTCCTGATCCCGCCACCGTTCAAGGAACGTCGAACGAGATTGACCGCGCGTTCAGTCAGGCGTTCCAGGCGCTGGATCGGCGTATCAGTCTCTTCCTGAGTCTCCCCCTTGGAACCCTCGACGGCTTCGCAATTCAGAAAGAGATCGACAAGATCGGTAAGCAATAG
- a CDS encoding helix-turn-helix domain-containing protein, whose product MSHTSEDYCRSCTDTVHLVQGKWKIHILCAIRSGPVRLGQLRRELRHASKKVLTENLRELEDAGLVVRRDLGGSVRHVEYDFTEVMRPQIQAMLDHLADFGETVGAPEMIGQRVLHKVRAPR is encoded by the coding sequence ATGAGCCACACTTCAGAGGATTACTGCCGCTCGTGTACCGACACCGTTCACCTCGTTCAGGGCAAATGGAAGATACACATCCTGTGTGCCATCCGTTCTGGCCCGGTTCGGCTCGGCCAACTTCGACGTGAACTGAGACATGCTTCCAAGAAGGTTCTGACCGAGAACCTGCGAGAGTTGGAGGATGCCGGCTTGGTGGTTCGAAGAGACCTAGGCGGGTCGGTTCGGCATGTCGAGTACGACTTCACCGAGGTGATGCGACCTCAGATCCAGGCCATGCTGGATCACCTTGCCGATTTCGGAGAGACCGTAGGCGCTCCGGAAATGATCGGGCAACGGGTGCTCCATAAAGTTCGCGCGCCACGCTGA
- the arsM gene encoding arsenite methyltransferase, with the protein MSEQLLDSVKSKYGAVAESTLSNNNAGVQAVAEAFGYTAEELISIPAEANMGLSCGNPTATAHLRLGEVVVDLGSGGGLDVFLAAKMVGPTGRAIGIDMTTAMIERARANAQGGGYTNVEFYQSTIDQIPLPDASVDCVISNCVLNLAPDKPAVFREISRVLKPGGRVAVSDIALKHELPEAVAQSMAAYVGCIAGAIKIEDYKSGLVAAGFEHVEIVDSGADLNAYAKVENQAGCCSPAMDTSNPFQVVEAAWCTPAPTEPSLHEDLTALLSQYDVNAAAASVKVYAVKPHTASSKACCGPECCA; encoded by the coding sequence ATGTCAGAGCAGCTTTTGGATTCGGTCAAGTCGAAGTATGGGGCAGTAGCGGAAAGCACTTTGTCCAACAACAACGCGGGTGTGCAGGCTGTCGCAGAGGCCTTCGGCTATACCGCCGAGGAACTGATCTCCATCCCCGCCGAGGCCAACATGGGCCTTTCGTGCGGCAATCCTACCGCTACTGCGCATCTCCGGCTTGGGGAAGTGGTCGTCGATCTCGGTTCAGGCGGAGGCCTCGATGTGTTCTTGGCGGCCAAGATGGTCGGACCAACCGGCCGCGCCATTGGGATCGACATGACCACGGCCATGATCGAACGCGCTAGGGCGAATGCTCAGGGTGGCGGTTACACCAATGTTGAGTTCTATCAATCGACGATCGACCAAATTCCACTCCCGGATGCCTCGGTCGATTGCGTGATCTCGAACTGCGTCCTAAACCTTGCTCCAGATAAACCTGCCGTCTTCCGCGAGATTTCTCGCGTCCTAAAGCCCGGAGGAAGGGTGGCCGTCAGCGATATCGCGCTAAAACATGAACTTCCCGAAGCGGTAGCGCAGAGCATGGCCGCTTATGTGGGTTGCATAGCCGGAGCCATCAAGATTGAGGACTACAAGAGCGGTCTGGTCGCAGCGGGATTCGAGCATGTCGAGATCGTAGATAGTGGTGCGGACCTAAATGCCTACGCGAAGGTGGAGAACCAGGCGGGATGCTGTTCGCCGGCGATGGACACGTCAAATCCGTTCCAAGTCGTTGAAGCAGCTTGGTGCACCCCGGCACCGACTGAGCCTTCACTCCACGAGGATCTCACAGCTCTGCTCTCGCAGTATGACGTCAATGCCGCGGCGGCCAGCGTGAAGGTATACGCAGTCAAGCCGCATACCGCGAGTTCAAAAGCCTGCTGTGGCCCTGAGTGCTGCGCATAG
- a CDS encoding arsenate reductase ArsC → MQKIIFACVHNAGRSQMAAAFFNQLADHSKAQAVSAGTEPGLRVHPEVLSAMQEIGIDLSDAKPQKLTQELAEGASLLITMGCGDKCPYVPGLRRDDWPLRDPKGLPVEEVRVIRDEVKTRVYNLIQNEGVSR, encoded by the coding sequence ATGCAAAAGATCATTTTCGCTTGCGTCCACAATGCGGGCCGGTCGCAAATGGCCGCAGCTTTCTTCAATCAACTTGCCGATCACAGCAAGGCGCAAGCGGTTTCGGCTGGGACAGAGCCGGGACTTCGCGTCCACCCAGAAGTTCTATCTGCAATGCAGGAAATCGGAATCGACCTGAGTGATGCCAAACCTCAAAAGCTTACGCAGGAACTCGCCGAAGGCGCTTCTTTGCTCATCACGATGGGTTGTGGGGACAAATGTCCGTATGTTCCGGGCCTTCGTCGTGATGATTGGCCCTTGCGTGATCCGAAAGGGCTGCCTGTGGAAGAGGTAAGGGTCATTCGTGACGAGGTAAAAACGCGTGTTTACAACCTCATTCAAAACGAGGGTGTAAGCCGCTAG
- a CDS encoding SOS response-associated peptidase, with amino-acid sequence MCGRYVRRSDKQKIAEHFHANPSPRDLPMPAADYNVAPTTHQPIIRQSRETGERELILARWGLIPFFTKDLKEIKGLSTINARAETIATSRTWREPMKKRRCLIPVNAFYEWPKEGKPPKRPYAFELSSGNLFAFAGIWDAWKDGEGHWLQSYAIVTTDANELMARIHPRMPVILHSRDYDRWLNREETEQLPLDLLRPFESEAMEMREANPKVNNVRNTGPELLEKAESAAESGQLPL; translated from the coding sequence ATGTGTGGACGATACGTTAGACGAAGTGACAAACAAAAGATCGCTGAGCATTTCCACGCGAACCCGAGCCCGCGGGACTTGCCGATGCCTGCCGCAGACTACAACGTCGCGCCAACGACGCATCAACCCATCATCCGCCAGAGCCGAGAAACGGGAGAGCGGGAACTCATCTTGGCTCGGTGGGGTCTCATCCCGTTCTTTACCAAAGACCTGAAAGAGATAAAGGGGCTCTCAACCATCAACGCTCGCGCGGAGACCATCGCTACCTCTCGCACCTGGCGCGAACCGATGAAGAAGCGACGTTGTTTGATTCCAGTGAACGCCTTTTACGAATGGCCCAAAGAGGGTAAGCCACCGAAACGGCCCTACGCATTCGAACTATCGAGTGGGAATCTCTTCGCATTCGCGGGGATATGGGATGCCTGGAAGGACGGGGAGGGCCACTGGCTCCAGTCCTACGCCATTGTGACGACGGACGCAAACGAGCTGATGGCGCGGATACATCCGCGTATGCCAGTCATCTTGCATTCTCGGGACTATGACCGCTGGCTCAACAGGGAGGAGACAGAACAGCTACCGCTCGATCTGTTGCGACCATTCGAGTCGGAGGCTATGGAGATGCGTGAAGCGAACCCGAAGGTGAATAACGTTCGCAACACCGGGCCTGAGTTGCTGGAAAAAGCTGAGTCTGCAGCCGAGTCTGGACAGTTACCGTTATAA